TATTTTACCTGCTCATCCTTCAGGTGCTGCAAAGCGGCTTGCTCTTTTTGCAGGTTCTCCAGCGCCTGGATTATGTACTGTCCCCTGGCAATAGCATCCGCCAGCTCGCCCGCCTGCCTGTTTTCTGCCTCTATTTGCCGCTTTACGTCCTTGATTTGCTCCGCAAAATATTTGCTTAAATCGCCGCCTACGTTCTGGCAGGGTGAATGCAAAAATGGGCACTGACCGCCAGCCGTATTCCTCTGGTTTTCCTCCAGAGTATGCAGCTTTTGCTCCAGCGAAGCCAATGCAATGCGCCTGGCCTCCAGTTCTTTTTCCAGAACTTTAATGCCCTCGGCTTCTTTTCGGACCTCTGCTTCATGGGCTAATTTCTGCAAAGTTTCAGCGATCCTGGCTTTAAGCTCAGTCCATTTTGCCAGGCCATCATTGATTCTGCGCCTGGTCTCGGCAAGCTCAGCTGATTTCTTGTCTCCTGACTTGAGCTGCTGCTGGAAACTTTCCAGGCAAGAGCTGAGCGCAATAAGTTCCTCGTTTTTAGCCCGGGCCTCCTCTACCTGGGCTTCCTTTTCCTGCAGCTGTTTTAATTTATCCGCTGCAGCTTTAGCAGTCTCCTGCAACTGCCCTTGCAATGCTTTTTCCTCTGCTTCCAGGGCAGCTTCTCTGGCTTTAAGTTCGGCAGTCAGATCGGCCAGTCTTTTGGTCAACTGGTCCCTTGCCTCCCGTTTTTGCTCCAGCTCTGCCAGTTCCTTTTGCGCAACCAAATATGCCCGGTAGCCGGCTTGCGCCGCAGCTGTTTTTTGGGCTGCTTCCATCGCTTTTACCAAATTCCCCTGCAACTCACCAAGCCTTTTCTCTATGTTTTCCAGTTCAATTTTGGTAATGTCGGCCTTTTTTAAAATATGCTCCAGTTCAATTTTAGTTTTTCGCAGGGCATCCCTTTCCTTTATTTTCACCGCCAGGTTGTCCTTTTTCACCTTTACCTGCTGCTGCAATTCCTCAATCAAAGGAGTGAGTACCTCCGCTTCCGCTTTGACTCGCTCATAATCCGCCACCCGTTCTTCCAACCGCACCTTGATCTTTTCCTGTTCCCCAATCATACGGTTAATGGCAGCCACCACTTCCCTGGTTTTGCTATAGGCTTCATTGAAGGCTTCCACTTTGAGCATTTTATTGAATTTCTGCTTGCGGTTGGCCGGCGTTTCCAGGAAAGGTGCAGTGAAGGTCCCCTGGCTTACGCCTACTACATCATTGAAAAGCTGGGCCAAGTCCTGCTCCTGCTCGATACCAAGGGAGTCTTTCAGCCAGGGTTTAATGTCCGAGGCACCATGTAAATCGATCTCCGCCCCTGATTCCCCGTCGTACACTATCCAGGATGAAACGCTGCCCAGCTTCCGCACCACTTTGTACAGACAGCCATCGCCGGCTTCAAACTCCACGGTTATAATCCCTGTTTTGGCGCCATAACGGACAAATTCAGCCAGCGTGCCCGGCTTACAGTCAAAAAGGGCATATCCAATGCTCTCGATAATGGTTGATTTGCCGGCCCCGTTAACCCCGGAAATGAAGTTCACGCCGTCGTAAAAAGTGATGGTCTGGTCCTGATAGCTCTTGATATTCTGTAAGCGCAGCCGTTTAATCTTCATGGCCTTTACTCCTGTCTTTCCCTGCTGCCGCCTCAGGAAGAGGCAGCTTCTCCAGCAGCTTTTCTACGGCGGAAATAATTTCTGTTTCATCCACCCCTGCCAGGGCATCGTTTTTCACCCGCAGCATGAGCTCAACCACCTGATCAGCCACTTCTTTCAGTTCCGGCTTGTCTTCCGCCAGCATTGCGGTGAGCACATGCCGCTCAATCAAGTTCCGGTCAAAACCGGTGAATTCCGCCCCCGTATCCAATTGGGGCAGATTGGCATTGTTCAGCACTTCCACCAGGAGGCAACCAAACCGTTCTTTTACTTTTTCCGCCAGGTCATTAGTATCAATGGCAAAGGAATTAAAAGCTATAGCGCCGTAGAGGTTAATCTGGGCAATAGGTCTGTCCAAATCCCGCAGGTCTGAATCCTCTAACAGCTGCAATACTTTAGCAGTAACCTGTCCCGGTTCAGTCAGACCGGTCAAATCCAACGGGTAGCGGCGCACATCGCGGCGTTTGCTGGGTATAAAGTTAACCCTTTTTTCCTTTCCGACCACAGTAACATGATAAAAGCCTTTTTCATTGCCCTCTTTTGCTTCATCCAGGTGCACGCATTCCGGTGCGCCGGGGTTAAACACCAATTCCCCCAGTTCCTGGCGGCTGTGAATATGACCCAGGGCAAAGTAGTCCACTTTTCCCCGGAATTTTTCAAAGACTTCCCCCTTAACTCCGGCTAAATCCTGCCCCAGGAGCTTATCCACCGCCGCATGGAGCATAACTATTGTAAAATTTTCCGAGGCTTTAATTTTTTCCGCAATTTCCTCCAGCCGCTGCCGGGTAGTGGCTCCCAGGTAGCCAAGCCCGATAATCCGCAGGCCTTTTTCCTCCAGCACAGAGCCAATTCCACCGTCATAAGGGGCCAGCTCCAGCCCGCTTTCCCGGAAAACCGGCCTGAGCAGGCGGAGATACCCCTGGTTGTTAAGAAAACTCATCCAGGAATCTCTTTCAAGGTAAAATGCTTTATCGTGGTTTCCTTCAATAGCGATAGCCTCAATTCCGGCTGACTTCAGACGTGCTAAGCCCGAGATGGCCTGGGCCAGGGTAGGGGCATTCACGCTGCGGTGGTGAAACAAGTCGCCACCAATGAGCATAAAATCAACTTTGGCCGCGACGGCATAATCTATCACCTGGGCAAAGGCAGCGCCAAAATCGTGCCAACGCTGGATTTCATTAAACTGCTGGCAACCCAGGTGCAGGTCGCTGCAGTGCACAAAACTTACCTGTTTCATGCTTGATTACACCCACTTCTGGATATTTATTGCATTTAACTGTTTGTACAATTTTTCCATCAAGGTATACCGCACTTTTAGCGTGCATATGAGTAAGTTATAGTTATATTAATAACCAATAGAGGGGTCTCTTTATGGGCATTATTTATCTGCTCGCCGGCGTAGTTTTTATATTCTGTGCCATCCAAAGTATAATCTTCAAGGTTACAGGCGCAGCCATTTTCTTTGCTTTTTTAACTGTGCTAACTTTCGTTTCCTATAAAGGGGTCCGGTCACAGGACCCATAATTTTTCCGGGTCGCCATACGCGTCTTTACATTTTCG
This region of Zhaonella formicivorans genomic DNA includes:
- a CDS encoding AAA family ATPase — protein: MKIKRLRLQNIKSYQDQTITFYDGVNFISGVNGAGKSTIIESIGYALFDCKPGTLAEFVRYGAKTGIITVEFEAGDGCLYKVVRKLGSVSSWIVYDGESGAEIDLHGASDIKPWLKDSLGIEQEQDLAQLFNDVVGVSQGTFTAPFLETPANRKQKFNKMLKVEAFNEAYSKTREVVAAINRMIGEQEKIKVRLEERVADYERVKAEAEVLTPLIEELQQQVKVKKDNLAVKIKERDALRKTKIELEHILKKADITKIELENIEKRLGELQGNLVKAMEAAQKTAAAQAGYRAYLVAQKELAELEQKREARDQLTKRLADLTAELKAREAALEAEEKALQGQLQETAKAAADKLKQLQEKEAQVEEARAKNEELIALSSCLESFQQQLKSGDKKSAELAETRRRINDGLAKWTELKARIAETLQKLAHEAEVRKEAEGIKVLEKELEARRIALASLEQKLHTLEENQRNTAGGQCPFLHSPCQNVGGDLSKYFAEQIKDVKRQIEAENRQAGELADAIARGQYIIQALENLQKEQAALQHLKDEQVKYLEAFRIYFQRSIKEDLAETSRHLLEQSRIVLEKVAAKVSKDISPLPEARLDGAEGEVERAWADYVSSVSSLGQVEEDSLNRLVQLLDLVLEKTEMFYQTVVSFYQEINGATVEEGKVRSAALGQLLGEQQALQKQLADLDNKLAELEKQRQILQEAARGIEKLKLEQHTTEQVLLNYQEVDAEIKARQAVLASNQAAYETYMQHREEAERVAGIKAQLEAESRLLQEKQELYEGLNSKIQVLSANFREETLVELEKTLEELQIELAKAEQLLLERGKALQELQQKLLAMEMAKEEMAAITARIGKYQAVKELLEYIRSVFNRAGERVAAVYREYLAHEANRLYREVAKENVTLEWREDYELVLADSHQGRKRERSFRQLSGGEQMTAALAVRLALLGQLARVKLGFFDEPTTNLDVDRRGNLAQIIPRITGDFDQLFVISHDDSFDAMTDNIIQLQKDQGEGTKLA
- a CDS encoding metallophosphoesterase family protein, translating into MKQVSFVHCSDLHLGCQQFNEIQRWHDFGAAFAQVIDYAVAAKVDFMLIGGDLFHHRSVNAPTLAQAISGLARLKSAGIEAIAIEGNHDKAFYLERDSWMSFLNNQGYLRLLRPVFRESGLELAPYDGGIGSVLEEKGLRIIGLGYLGATTRQRLEEIAEKIKASENFTIVMLHAAVDKLLGQDLAGVKGEVFEKFRGKVDYFALGHIHSRQELGELVFNPGAPECVHLDEAKEGNEKGFYHVTVVGKEKRVNFIPSKRRDVRRYPLDLTGLTEPGQVTAKVLQLLEDSDLRDLDRPIAQINLYGAIAFNSFAIDTNDLAEKVKERFGCLLVEVLNNANLPQLDTGAEFTGFDRNLIERHVLTAMLAEDKPELKEVADQVVELMLRVKNDALAGVDETEIISAVEKLLEKLPLPEAAAGKDRSKGHED